Proteins from one Gibbsiella quercinecans genomic window:
- the arnT gene encoding lipid IV(A) 4-amino-4-deoxy-L-arabinosyltransferase — translation MKAIKGAWAAILAVFFTLVYLIPLNGRLLWQPDETRYAEISREMLQRGDWLVPHLLGLRYFEKPVAGYWFNNVSQWLFDDTLFAVRFGAAFSTGLTACLVFTLAWMMWRNARRASLAALIFLSMTLVFSIGSYSVLDPMITLWLTAAMVCYYLALQATSRKARLGAYVLLGLACGMGFMTKGFLALAVPVIAALPIAIQQRRFKQLLCYGPIAVCAAVLISLPWAWAVALREPDYWHYFFWVEHIQRFAEDNAQHKAPFWYYIPILLAGVLPWLALLPGALAAGWRERIQHPQRFFLLSWSIMPLLFFSIAKGKLPTYILPCMAPLALLIAAYAEDCAGALRYQVFKANAVLNGLFGLLGALALVAIALGMLPEVRLFAPDEWPKVIIGMIAFGGWLLFALLSLGDHGRRWPLAAGCPLLLCLLVGSAIPQQVIDSKQPQNFIAANRPALGNSRYVLTNSVGIAAGLAWELKRSDITLYREKGEVEYGLAYPDAADRFVSEADFPRWLTQARSQGNVALVLHLPRGDSIPEGLPKPEQQVVMNRLVLLWYAQRP, via the coding sequence ATGAAGGCGATCAAGGGCGCGTGGGCCGCGATACTGGCCGTTTTTTTCACCCTGGTTTACCTGATCCCGCTCAACGGGCGTTTGCTCTGGCAGCCGGATGAAACCCGCTATGCCGAAATCAGCCGCGAGATGTTGCAACGTGGGGATTGGCTGGTGCCGCATTTGCTCGGCCTGCGCTATTTTGAAAAACCGGTGGCGGGCTACTGGTTCAACAATGTCAGCCAATGGCTGTTTGACGACACGCTCTTTGCCGTGCGCTTTGGCGCGGCGTTCAGCACCGGCTTAACGGCCTGTCTGGTTTTCACGCTGGCATGGATGATGTGGCGCAATGCGCGCCGGGCCAGCCTTGCCGCACTGATTTTCCTTTCCATGACCCTGGTTTTCAGCATTGGCTCCTACAGCGTGTTGGATCCGATGATTACGCTCTGGCTGACGGCCGCGATGGTCTGTTACTACCTGGCGCTGCAGGCGACGTCGCGTAAAGCCCGGCTGGGGGCTTACGTTTTACTGGGCCTGGCCTGCGGTATGGGGTTTATGACCAAAGGGTTCCTGGCGCTGGCCGTACCGGTGATTGCCGCATTGCCGATCGCCATCCAGCAGCGGCGGTTTAAGCAACTGCTGTGCTACGGCCCGATCGCGGTCTGTGCCGCCGTGCTGATTAGCCTGCCGTGGGCGTGGGCGGTGGCCCTGCGCGAGCCGGATTATTGGCACTATTTCTTCTGGGTGGAGCACATTCAACGTTTTGCTGAAGACAACGCCCAGCATAAAGCGCCGTTCTGGTATTACATCCCGATCTTACTGGCCGGCGTGTTGCCGTGGCTTGCGCTGCTGCCGGGCGCGTTGGCCGCGGGCTGGCGTGAACGCATTCAGCATCCGCAACGGTTTTTCCTGTTGAGCTGGAGCATCATGCCGCTGCTATTTTTCAGCATTGCCAAGGGGAAGCTGCCGACGTATATCCTGCCGTGCATGGCGCCGCTGGCGCTGTTGATCGCCGCTTATGCTGAAGACTGCGCCGGCGCGTTGCGTTACCAGGTGTTTAAAGCCAATGCCGTGTTGAATGGCCTTTTTGGCCTGCTCGGGGCGCTGGCGTTGGTGGCAATCGCCCTGGGGATGCTGCCGGAAGTACGGCTGTTTGCCCCCGATGAATGGCCGAAAGTGATTATCGGTATGATTGCCTTTGGCGGCTGGTTGCTGTTTGCGCTGCTTTCACTGGGGGATCATGGCCGGCGCTGGCCTTTGGCCGCCGGTTGCCCGTTGCTGCTGTGCCTGCTGGTTGGCAGTGCTATCCCGCAGCAGGTGATTGACTCGAAACAGCCGCAGAACTTCATCGCCGCCAATCGGCCGGCGCTTGGCAACAGCCGCTACGTGCTGACCAATAGCGTCGGCATCGCCGCCGGGTTAGCGTGGGAGCTTAAGCGCAGTGATATCACCCTGTACCGCGAAAAAGGGGAAGTGGAGTACGGCCTGGCGTATCCGGATGCCGCGGACCGTTTCGTCAGCGAAGCGGATTTCCCTCGCTGGCTGACCCAGGCGCGTAGCCAGGGGAACGTCGCGCTGGTGCTGCATTTGCCACGCGGTGATTCAATCCCGGAAGGGCTGCCAAAGCCCGAGCAGCAGGTGGTGATGAACCGGTTGGTGCTGTTATGGTATGCGCAACGGCCATGA
- the arnE gene encoding 4-amino-4-deoxy-L-arabinose-phosphoundecaprenol flippase subunit ArnE produces the protein MMGYLLIIMVSLLTCAGQLCQKRAAQSWQLPPAQRIGATLRWLLLAVALLAAGMALWLNVLQRLPLSLAYPILSFNFVLVTLAARWLFGEVASLRHWCGVAAIMLGIVLMSVGA, from the coding sequence ATGATGGGCTATCTACTGATAATTATGGTTAGCCTGCTGACCTGCGCTGGGCAACTGTGCCAGAAACGGGCGGCGCAAAGCTGGCAACTGCCGCCGGCGCAGCGAATCGGCGCAACGCTGCGCTGGCTATTGCTGGCGGTGGCGTTGCTGGCCGCCGGTATGGCGCTATGGCTGAACGTGCTGCAACGGCTGCCCCTTAGCCTGGCATACCCCATTCTTAGCTTCAATTTTGTGTTGGTGACGCTGGCCGCGCGTTGGCTGTTCGGCGAGGTAGCTTCGTTGCGCCACTGGTGTGGCGTGGCGGCGATTATGCTGGGGATCGTGTTGATGAGCGTGGGCGCATGA
- the arnF gene encoding 4-amino-4-deoxy-L-arabinose-phosphoundecaprenol flippase subunit ArnF, which translates to MKGKGYLWGIASVLLVTAAQLLMKWGMGQIPLLGYADISVLTIWLYQWQLLAVAGGVLGYALSMACWFFTLRYLPLNRAYPLLSLSYALVYVCAVLLPWFHESATLLKTLGMLFILLGVGLISSHRGNSAAKSR; encoded by the coding sequence ATGAAAGGCAAAGGATATCTGTGGGGCATCGCCAGCGTGCTGTTGGTGACGGCGGCGCAATTGCTGATGAAATGGGGGATGGGGCAGATCCCGCTGCTGGGCTATGCGGATATCAGCGTACTCACCATCTGGCTTTATCAATGGCAGTTGCTGGCGGTGGCCGGCGGGGTGCTGGGCTATGCGCTGTCGATGGCGTGTTGGTTCTTTACCTTGCGCTATTTGCCGCTGAACCGGGCCTATCCGCTGCTTAGCCTGAGCTATGCGCTGGTTTATGTGTGCGCCGTGTTGCTGCCCTGGTTTCACGAATCCGCGACGCTGCTTAAGACGCTGGGCATGCTGTTTATTCTGCTCGGCGTCGGGTTAATTAGCAGCCATCGTGGCAATAGCGCCGCCAAAAGCCGGTGA
- a CDS encoding NlpC/P60 family protein: MRVWFLFACLILAGCSSHAPPPSGKLADSIVVVAQLNEQLRQWYGTPYRYGGLDHAGVDCSGFVYRTFRDRFDMQLPRSTEEQTALGTRISRDELMPGDLVFFKTGSGENGLHVGIYDTNDQFIHASTSRGVIRSSLDNVYWRKVYWQARRI; the protein is encoded by the coding sequence ATGCGTGTTTGGTTTTTATTCGCCTGCCTGATTCTTGCCGGTTGCAGCAGTCATGCGCCGCCGCCCAGTGGCAAACTGGCTGACTCGATCGTGGTGGTCGCCCAGTTGAATGAACAGTTACGCCAATGGTATGGCACGCCTTATCGCTACGGTGGGCTGGATCATGCCGGTGTGGATTGCTCTGGCTTTGTTTACCGCACGTTCCGCGATCGCTTCGACATGCAACTGCCGCGTTCGACGGAAGAACAAACCGCGCTTGGCACGCGCATTTCGCGCGATGAATTGATGCCGGGCGATCTGGTGTTTTTCAAAACCGGCTCCGGTGAAAATGGTCTGCACGTGGGTATTTATGATACCAACGATCAGTTTATTCATGCCTCGACCAGCCGCGGTGTGATCCGCTCGTCGCTGGATAATGTTTACTGGCGAAAAGTCTACTGGCAGGCCCGCCGCATTTAG
- a CDS encoding EAL domain-containing protein gives MKILSVEEVRFIFEPIVFPSGDFFAFEVLTRCDNGPQGSSLTYYDLDTDTRRQIFIKQIQYISQHADLFVAKGVLVSVNVDADCATLILGSRRIFKLIKKMPFVRLEINEFFPGINEGVGNRLIAQLYKHFTLWLDDFGKGAAGIQAIRHRVYEFVKVDKDFFWKYHNRPIFPLALAKIKKYAGNKVIIEGVESTQYLAVAQQNGEYLMQGYLWHCYTQQDIANSLLPSRQHNA, from the coding sequence TTGAAAATTCTTTCCGTTGAAGAGGTTAGGTTCATTTTTGAGCCTATTGTCTTCCCTTCAGGAGACTTTTTTGCCTTTGAAGTATTAACAAGATGCGACAATGGCCCCCAAGGGAGTTCTTTGACGTATTACGATTTGGATACAGATACCCGCCGGCAGATATTTATCAAACAGATTCAATACATAAGCCAGCATGCAGATCTTTTTGTTGCCAAAGGCGTGCTGGTTTCCGTCAACGTTGATGCTGACTGCGCAACATTGATACTGGGTTCGCGCCGCATTTTCAAGCTGATCAAAAAAATGCCCTTCGTTAGGTTGGAGATCAATGAGTTTTTCCCAGGCATTAACGAAGGGGTAGGCAATAGGCTAATCGCACAGTTGTACAAGCACTTCACGCTCTGGCTGGATGATTTTGGTAAAGGCGCTGCCGGTATTCAAGCCATACGCCATCGGGTTTATGAGTTTGTGAAGGTAGATAAAGACTTCTTCTGGAAATACCATAATCGGCCAATATTCCCGCTTGCCCTTGCCAAAATAAAAAAATATGCCGGTAACAAAGTGATTATTGAAGGCGTTGAATCAACGCAGTATTTGGCGGTGGCGCAGCAAAATGGGGAGTATTTAATGCAAGGCTATTTATGGCACTGCTATACACAGCAAGATATCGCCAATTCGTTGCTCCCTTCTCGGCAGCATAACGCGTAA